Proteins from one Strix uralensis isolate ZFMK-TIS-50842 chromosome 14, bStrUra1, whole genome shotgun sequence genomic window:
- the PTTG1 gene encoding securin isoform X2, protein MVKLVLLRISSDCLQDLALGNVNRTEGVTSKMEKIRQKNQPCTANKITEKNSGLESCDAVAEEDWPEIENMFPYDPRDFESFDLPEDLKVSNINLCGVPLMMFERTYDRCVNMVPSPVKIEEFSWESNLLQSTTDFLATLDEIVDMPPPNYDI, encoded by the exons ATGGTGAAGTTGGTGCTCCTAAGAATCAGCTCAGACTGCCTTCAGGACCTT GCTCTTGGAAATGTGAATAGAACTGAAGGAGTCACAAGCAAGATGGAAAAGATAAGACAGAAAAATCAGCCTTGCACTGCAAACAAA ATAACTGAGAAGAATTCTGGATTAGAAAGCTGCGATGCAGTGGCTGAAGAAGACTGgccagaaatagaaaatatgtttCCTTATGATCCTCGAG ATTTTGAAAGTTTTGATCTTCCTGAAGATCTCAAAGTAAGCAATATCAACCTGTGTGGTGTGCCTCTCATGATGTTTGAAAGGACATATGACAGATGTGTGAACATGGTTCCTTCACCTGTGAAGATTGAAGAGTTCTCATGGGAGTCTA ACTTGCTACAATCAACTACTGACTTCCTTGCTACCCTGGATGAGATTGTTGACATGCCACCTCCAAATTATGACATTTAA
- the PTTG1 gene encoding securin isoform X3 encodes MEKIRQKNQPCTANKITEKNSGLESCDAVAEEDWPEIENMFPYDPRDFESFDLPEDLKVSNINLCGVPLMMFERTYDRCVNMVPSPVKIEEFSWESNLLQSTTDFLATLDEIVDMPPPNYDI; translated from the exons ATGGAAAAGATAAGACAGAAAAATCAGCCTTGCACTGCAAACAAA ATAACTGAGAAGAATTCTGGATTAGAAAGCTGCGATGCAGTGGCTGAAGAAGACTGgccagaaatagaaaatatgtttCCTTATGATCCTCGAG ATTTTGAAAGTTTTGATCTTCCTGAAGATCTCAAAGTAAGCAATATCAACCTGTGTGGTGTGCCTCTCATGATGTTTGAAAGGACATATGACAGATGTGTGAACATGGTTCCTTCACCTGTGAAGATTGAAGAGTTCTCATGGGAGTCTA ACTTGCTACAATCAACTACTGACTTCCTTGCTACCCTGGATGAGATTGTTGACATGCCACCTCCAAATTATGACATTTAA
- the PTTG1 gene encoding securin isoform X1, which yields MATLIFIDKENGEVGAPKNQLRLPSGPSKVLSERAQVSTPLPKKTISTSPAISHSVRKALGNVNRTEGVTSKMEKIRQKNQPCTANKITEKNSGLESCDAVAEEDWPEIENMFPYDPRDFESFDLPEDLKVSNINLCGVPLMMFERTYDRCVNMVPSPVKIEEFSWESNLLQSTTDFLATLDEIVDMPPPNYDI from the exons ATGGCAACGCTAATCTTTATTGATAAGGAGAATGGTGAAGTTGGTGCTCCTAAGAATCAGCTCAGACTGCCTTCAGGACCTT CAAAAGTTTTATCTGAAAGAGCACAAGTTAGCACTCCACTTCCTAAAAAAACAATCAGTACATCTCCAGCCATATCTCACTCTGTCAGAAAGGCTCTTGGAAATGTGAATAGAACTGAAGGAGTCACAAGCAAGATGGAAAAGATAAGACAGAAAAATCAGCCTTGCACTGCAAACAAA ATAACTGAGAAGAATTCTGGATTAGAAAGCTGCGATGCAGTGGCTGAAGAAGACTGgccagaaatagaaaatatgtttCCTTATGATCCTCGAG ATTTTGAAAGTTTTGATCTTCCTGAAGATCTCAAAGTAAGCAATATCAACCTGTGTGGTGTGCCTCTCATGATGTTTGAAAGGACATATGACAGATGTGTGAACATGGTTCCTTCACCTGTGAAGATTGAAGAGTTCTCATGGGAGTCTA ACTTGCTACAATCAACTACTGACTTCCTTGCTACCCTGGATGAGATTGTTGACATGCCACCTCCAAATTATGACATTTAA